AGTGCTTCTTCTTTTCTTGGCTGGAATCTACTCTTTAATTGAGCCCTATTGGTACCAGGAGAAGACGGTAGTGGTGCAAAACCAATCTATTCCTCAGGCTTTTGATGGTTTCAGGATCGTTTTTCTGGCAGATATACATTTTAACCGCTTTTTCACTCAGGAACGACTTCAGGGCATTGTAAATCGGGTTAACGCCCTGGACCCCGACTTGATTTTGCTGGGAGGTGATTATGCCGAAGGGGATCCCAAATATATTGACCTTTGTTTTGAGGTGCTTGCAGATTTAGAGGCTCCCTACGGGGTGTATGGGGTACTGGGTAATCACGAGCACTGGCTGGGGGCTGAGAAGAGCATACAAGCTATGGACGAAGCCGGTATACTATCCATCGACAACAACTCTTTTTGGATAGAGAAGGATGGTGAGAGGATAAAGGTAGGTGGAGTGGGTGATCTTTGTGAAGATGTACAAAAGCTTGAAAAAACTACCGGTGATGTAACAGAGGAGGATTTTGTGATTCTCGTTTCGCACAGCCCCGATTATGCCGAAATTATGGATAGGAGTAAAGTTGATCTGATGTTTGCAGGTCATACTCA
The sequence above is a segment of the Chitinispirillales bacterium ANBcel5 genome. Coding sequences within it:
- a CDS encoding metallophosphoesterase; its protein translation is MKRRRFLVLKVVVLLLFLAGIYSLIEPYWYQEKTVVVQNQSIPQAFDGFRIVFLADIHFNRFFTQERLQGIVNRVNALDPDLILLGGDYAEGDPKYIDLCFEVLADLEAPYGVYGVLGNHEHWLGAEKSIQAMDEAGILSIDNNSFWIEKDGERIKVGGVGDLCEDVQKLEKTTGDVTEEDFVILVSHSPDYAEIMDRSKVDLMFAGHTHGGQITLFGLYAPKIPSDYGQKYRTGVVTHDDLKVIVSNGIGTNTLPVRFFARPQINVAILDAMQR